The Aspergillus fumigatus Af293 chromosome 3, whole genome shotgun sequence region TATGACGAAAGGGTCAGCATCTCGGATGCGTGACAGAAGACGAGGGGCAGAGACACGACTGGTGTGAGATTCATTACATTTTCGCCCAGGGTTGCTTACACATGCGATATAGCCACATAATCAGGCCGCCTGTGACCACTTAAATGGTATTCCACCGACCACAGTGTACGCAGTCCTTTGGCCCACAGCGCAATCGGGATGGCATTCTTATCGATAATTTTTGCGATGGCATCGTCCCATCCCGTCTGACCTCTTTCCGGTCCCAGGTGTCCGCCATAGCTGATCGTCTGCGCCGTTGGACAGTTGGGCTTATGCCAGGGAGCCACATGCCGGGGATGGTAGAGCTCTGTCGGAAATTCTTCCAGGCAACGTTCCCGGACACACTTCGAATGTCGATCCAGTTCATCCGGGCTTAAACCGGGAGACGCTGCAACGTAGTATTGGCCGTCGATCGGAAGGTCTTTGATAATGGTAGTCGCATCAGCGAGACACCACTGGCGCTGTATACGTCTGGCTATGATTTCGGACCGAGCATCCAGCCACGGGTTCGTAACACTGATGCCACGGGGCTCGCAGACCCTGATTGCTGCACTGCGGAGGGAGTAGACCATGGCGATCAGCGTGGTCGAAATCTCGTCCCGTACGGGCCACCGCAGAGGCTTGTCGTTTCCCCAAAGATCCCTCTCTTCATCTGGTGTGCAGAAGCAGTCAAGGATCTGACGAGCTCTCTCAAACATCCGGTTCGCTGCCGTCCATGCCTGTGCCTTGTCACGTACTCCATTCCTCCATTCTTTCAGCTTGCACGAAAGTATCGATGTGTTGACAATCCTTACTAGTCTATGTCTTCGACTGTCGTCCTGGGACGACAACCTGAGCAGTTTCACTTCTCTCGGATCTGACAGACCTTTACCTTTGAGGAAATCTTCAGTCGTCGCGCTGACACCGCCAACTTTCAACACTTCAATGACCAGCCCGAAGAAGAGCCATGTCTGGAAGAACTCTTCCACTTCCGAGTCGGCCAGCttccatttgataccatgCCCCTCGAGGTATCCCTTTTGGGTGGTGTTGCCACCGGGAGGCTGGTCGTCAGTCCACCCTCTTCGCTTGGGAAAATCTAGAAAACCTTTGTGATCGTACCATTCCTCTGGGGGAGCGTTGTACGGAGCCAGAATAAAGTGCTCTTTTCCTTCGGGTAGGGGTAAATGCTCCATTTTCACCCCTTCGATAGCTTGTCTCGTTAGTGGCAGCGCAGCGCAGCGGTATATATACATGATAGTCTGTAGCGGGCCAGTTTGGGGGGGTGTCAGCCAGCCACTGCAGCTCAGGTGTCTCGTTGGCATCCCAGCAGGAGCCACTCTCATCCTATCGGCTCCCGTAGCACATCACAGGTCTGTCTGTTTGCTGATCCGTGTGCAGCTTATGAGCAGAAAGCCACAAGCAGGTCAAGTCTGCCTTTGAGACTTTTCCAACTGCACCATTCCTCGTGGATCACACCAATCATCTGTCCAACGCCAATCACGCCGCCGTCCTAAGCGCCTGGGAATCCCTTGGTCCCAAGCATCAATTTGGTATCCTTGCCATCAAGCTGACATCTTGCTGTAAATACACGGTTTGCCCTTGCTAGCTCCTTTGGCAGCCTTACTTCCCTCACGACAATTAGACAGGCAGAATGTAAATCCCCGCGTTGATTTATCTTTAGATCCTATATGGCGGTTAAAGTTCTGGAAACATGTACCTCTTGACGTTGACACACCCTGCCCTCATAAGTCAAGCGTATTCTAGCTTGATTGCTAGCCAGATTTAATCTTTCAAGGTAAGCAAGTGCAGGATTTTTCCCACAATAATTCTTCCTCTGTAAGACTAACCAGCGTCACCGTGATTCTTGGCCACGAGATATGTCAAATCCTTCCATGGCCTTCTTTGCTAATCATCAGATTGGCAACTCAACAGAACGAATGCTACATGCGAGTCCATAGAGATGATGCCGTCGTGAACCGCTATTAACAGTGTATGGACAAGAACAGATAGAAGTTTAGTTCAAATGCTTGGTTAACTACTATGATTACATACTGCGAAGATAACTCTATCTATTCGGGTTGAAACTGAATGTCGATAAGAAATACATTAAACAAGAGGCCGCTATTAACTCTAAGGTCCAACTTCAGAAAATTATCTAACTAGACCTAACCTGATGTCATGGGGCTGCAGCTAGGCAGCGTCACTACCTCAGGGAGGCTTATAAGCATGTTCAGACCTGGTGATGTGTCAGCCATATCGAATCCTGCGATTATTCGGGAAATCCTCGTATGACGAATTCCGGCTGGACCAATGAGAACGCTCCATTTTACACTGGATTCAACATGCCTCATTGAAGAAATTGTACACAGTTTTCATTTAGTCGATTATAAATAGCTAGTTCGCACAATAGATTGCCAGAAATCAGACCTTCCTTTGATTCCCACATCATACCCATGCTATGAGTATCCCATAGATTAGGGGTACCGAGGGATCACCTGACAGTTATGATTCCGGTTTAATCGACTGCTGCAGATAACAAACAAGCGAATCAACGCTCAGGCACCATTGTAAGGCCCCATTGGGCAAACATTGAAGCTATTCGCAACCGTTATCTCAGCGCCCCAGCAAATCGACATGTTCGAATACTCAATCACCACTGATTTGGTACCCATGCAGAGGGCCCCAATCATTctggatcatccagatgATTGGTGGGAATGGATGGCATACATCCAAATGATTGCGAAATCACGGCATGTTTGAAATACATTGATCCAGACGATGAGACAATAACCATTGAGGAGCCGATCGAGCCTCCCATACCAGAGCCAGCTAGGCCATTCAAGGAGCTAACGCCCAATGAGCGAGCGGTATGGCGTTGCCAAATGATGCTACACGAACGCGCAGAGCGGAAGTTTGAACGTGATTTGGATGGCCTAATTGCAGTAAGGCAAGCGATCCTATCAACAGTCAGCCGACATCATTGGCATATCGTCAAGAGGCCAGAGACAGTGAGGCAAACGATCATCAAGCTACGGGCCAAGCGGAAGCCGGATAAGATGACATGATGCTATGGGTAATCACCGTTGTAACCTTTTTGGTATTGTGGATGGTAGCTGCTCAGAACACTAACTTCTTACAGTGGGACAGTTGTTGTTCTGCATGTTCTAGATCTTTCTTCAATTATTCGATACCGATTTCGGAATATGTGAGGGAGCATTGTGTTGCCCCGTAGACTTGAGCACCTGTATCTCAAGAGATTATTTGCGGCCTTCACCGTCTCTGATTGATTTCTGTATACGAATTGCTGTTTATGCTATGTCTCGCATGCCAGAAACCCAGCTTAGGGACCAGTGAGAGCGCAGAGATTTCGGTTTATAGTATTCACGTCTGTACAGGACTATCTGAGACTTCTCCTTTCTCAATCTCATTGGATTCTGTCAAGGGGTTTTTAGGACCACCAGCGTGGAACAATTGCAATGCATGGGAAACGGAtcattctttcttcatcaactcaAACTATCTCGCACCGCCTTCCGTAAAATCCTCCATGCCAAAGAGAAAACTATCACAATCAAACCCCAAATCCTGGAAAATGTGGTCGAACAGGGACCCAGAGGTGGCCTCCTCCGGCGCCATTCCCCCAGTCGCGTCCGGAGTGGGATATTGCGTCCCCAGGATCCGGGTCGAAAGCAGTTCAAAGGTCCGGATGCACTGTTGGACGTAAATACTCAAATGCTCATGTGCGCGGAGGGCCGACAGAACATCTCTCCACGACTGCGACACCGATGCGGTGAACAGGTCCGCTTCGAACATGGCCGCTAGAAAGTTGGTTCCGGCAATATGAAGATAATATACTCGATACCACCAAGGCAGGAGACCCATTGGCTCGTTTGGCTCCAGCGTCTCGATGATCAACGACGTGAGCTTCTGCGCGGTTTCCACGCACAATCCGGCGCATTCTCTGAGAAGACGATCACTTAGGCTAGGAGGGATGGGCTGTGCCTGATTTGCAGCCGGGTGGGATTTCAGAGAGTAGAGACGTGCGAGCATAGGTCTGTACAGAACGATTCGAGAGTGAAGGAGTCTATACACCGGTGTTAGTAGGCTGATATCTCTACTTTCTGGCTAAATCTTGTCAACGAGACGGCAGTCGAATTGCTGCATACCGAAGATGAAGTACATATCGCTCTGCTCGGGAAGCCCTATCAACCACTTTCCCAAGGTTCTTCAACTTCCAGTCGCTGGGGAGATCATTCTCCCATTTGTTGATACAGGCATCCAGCTGCACCGCCACGGCGTGGTAGTCGTCCAGTTGATATAGACGTGGCAGTCCCAATCGGGCAGCGAGAGGATTCCGTGTCTGTGTCTGTGCCAACTGAATTTGATTGCCAATTTCATGCAGCTCTCGTGAAAGATGACCCGCATGTTTACCGCCCTGTAGGTAGCTCGCGCTTGTAGACATGGCGTCGGCCCGGTTCGGtaaggagatcaaggatggTGCCGAGGTCCGGCCAAGGGACCAGGAGACGCAGCTTGACGAGTCAACATAATTGCAGGCGACACTCCGTTCTATATGTTTGTGGCACATACCGGTCTAGAGCCACACAGCTGGCCCATACCTGTTCTTTCAACTGCCTGTCAACTGAAGATTGCTTGGCTGAAGACCCGTCGGGCAGATGGCAACAGATGCTCTGCGCAATGCGTATTGCCAACCCCGCTGTCATCCATGTCTTCAGTTGGTTGCTGGTGCAGTGGAGGTATCGATTCATGAGCATCAAACATTGGACCAGCTCGATCGTTCCAGGCTGCCATAGAATCGCCTCAGGTCGGAGAAGCGCCCACGCGCGTTGGAAATACCGGTTCCCCTCTTCGTCGCGCTGTTGCGCAGGGATAAATTCTTGTCTCTGCACAGCCAGGGCAAAGACGACATTGAGGATGCTTAGCCAGACGTCATGTTCCGCGTGGAGCAGCGCGCCAGATCGAGCGAACGTCGCCTCGTAGTCGTGCAGGAAACGTTCTCGGCTCAGGACAGGTTCCACCGGATCGATGTACTGCCAATATATGCAGACAAGCCTATCAGCATGGGCGCGGGGAGGCAGTGCCGTTGCGGGGTTTAGGCCCTTGTACGGAAAGTCCAGGTCTAACGCCCCGAACAAGGGTGCATCCACGAACGGGACGAGGTTTGAAGTAGTGGCGGGGACGAGCCCTGCTCTCACATCTATTGCAGCTGCGACTTCACCAGCAAACTGCCCATGGGTGCTGTAGTACGCACGGGTCGGATCCCGGTCAAGGTCCGGCTCTTGGTCTTCGTCGGTCTGTGCCGACCTGGACGAAGGTCCAGATGTCGAGGTTGTCGAAAGCGAACACGCTCCCGAGTTAGGAGACGAGGCTGAGACGGGCGAATGGCTGCGGATTGTTGGTGCCTTTGGGACCAGGGGTTCGCGCTTGGTTTGCCGCTCGACGGCGTTGGAATTGATGCTGTACGTACATGCCTTTCCTCTTCGCAGGCATCTAATACAGGCTGCGAATGGCATTATCAGTCAGCCATTCTTATAGGAACATCTGATAGGAGAAAATGATGAATGGGTCATGGATACCCGGACGACCGCCATCACATTTCGCCTTCCTCAAGCGACAGGCCTGGCACGCGGTGGAGACTTTTAACCGTTCCCTGCGTAATGGTCTCACCGAGGTGTTTTGATAGTCTGCCATATCTAGAAACCCATCCATTACATTAACTCACCCAACTGTCTTGGAAGTCACTCAGATAAGCTTACATGAACTAAGGCGGAGGAGTTGCAGATTGTCCACACTGGCGGAGGATTGGTCTGTTTTATACGACAAGTGCCAATCATATTATGATCCGTCCATGCATAACCCCATAGCGGAATGTCATACAATTGGCTTAAGACGATGTCCTAAATGTCAGCCAGCCAGTCCGCTTCCTCCCGCGCATCAAATAGTGCTAGCAGCACAGCCAATGAAACACAGGTCCGCTTCTGGATGTTCTTTGAGACTGACAACATCAGCTATAAAAGTCCAAATTCAAGAGCAATCTATATGATAGACATGCTACATCCTTGTTGTCAGTTTTATCCCTGAGTTCCTTTCATTAGCCTTGGCCGCTCAGGTGCCGGGAGTATGTCTCAACAAGCCGAGCCCAAGATAACAGCAGACCCCGAGGTCCAGCAATCTCCCATCTACAATGGCCAAGGCACCGAGGAGGACCCATTTATAGTTGAATTTCAAAAGGATGATCCAGGAAACCCAATGAACTGGTCTCAGTTCAGGAAATGGTTCATCACGGCGATTGTGACCTTCTCGGTCTTTGCCATCACCTTTACATCTTCAGCATACGCTGCTTCTGCAAACGAGCTCATTCCAGACTTCAGTATAAGCACAGAGGTGTTTACCGTCGGCCTCTCCCTCTTTGTTCTTGGGTTTGCAATTGGCCCAGCAGTATGGGGTCCCTTGGTAAGCAGCATCCTATCTGAAGCCCTTAACAGACCCGCTGACAGTCCATTTCTCTTTAGTGAGTCTCCTTCATCTTAGACACAGGTACCTTCCAACTTAACCGTGCCTTGTTAGATCCGAACTATACGGAAGACAAGCTCTCTGGATCGTCTCGCACATCGCCATGGTAGCCTTCATCGGAGGTTCCGCTGGAAGTCACAATGTTGCCACCCTCCTGGTGCTGCGGTTCTTCAGCGGCACATTTGGCGGCTCGCCGCTGGTCAACTCGGGCGGTGCAATCGCAGATATCTTCCCTCCAGCTCAGAGAGGCCTCGCCATGACACTGTACTGTGTCGCACCATTCCTTGGCCCCATCCTTGGCCCTATCGTCGGCGGATTCGTCTCCGAAAACGTTGGATGGAGATGGGTGCAAGGCGTGTGCTGTATCTTCATCGGGGGGATTGGTATCATCGGCGTCATCTTTGTCCCGGAGACATATGGGCCAGTGCTCCTGATTAGGAGGGCAAGCCGACTCTCTCAAGCTCATGGTAAGGTCTACATCAGTATTCTTGAAAAGAAccagggcaagaagaagccgtcgGAAGTCTTCCAGCGAGCTCTCATACGACCCTGGGTTCTGCTCTTCCGCGAACCGATCGTGCTGGTGGCCTCGCTCTACATGGCCATCATCTACGGCACCGTCTACATGTTCATGAGCGCCATGCCCATCGTCTACAACGAACAACGTGGCTGGAGCGAGGGCATCGGCGGGCTCGCCTTCATGGGTATCGCTGTCGGTATCATCATCGGACTAGCCTACGCCATCTACGATAACAACAGACGCTACGCAAATCTGCTACTGTCAAACTCAGCCACGGCCGAATCGCGCCTCCCACCCGCCATCGTTGGCGCTGTCGCCCTCCCAGTCGGCATGTTCGCCTTCGCCTGGACCAATTCCCCCCGCATCCACTGGTCCGTCAGCATCATCCTCTCCGCGCCCTTCGGCTTCGGCTgtgtcctcgtcatcctgcCGATCGTCAACTACCTGATTGATGCGTATACCATCTACGCGGCGTCGGTTCTTGCAGCCGCTGCCATCTTCCGCTCGATTGTCGGGGCTGTGTTTCCCTTGTTTACGACCCAGATGTATGGCAGTCTTGGGATTCACTGGGCGAGTTCCCTGCCGGCATTTCTGACGGTCGCTTGCATGCCGTTTCCGTTTGTCATGTATCGCTACGGTGGGGCGCTGAGGATGAAGTGCAAGTATGCGTTCGAGGcggcggagatgatgaggcggatgcagatgcagcagGTGCCCGCTCcagccaaggaagaggaagattcCCCTTCTGAGTGAGGGACGGCAAGATTTGGGCTGACGGGTGTCAGTGACGGCTATTGACGTGGTTGAGAGGGCAGATTTCATGCACTCCGGAGGGTAATAGAAATTGCCGATATTAAAACAACCGTGGTGACCGTAGCATATCAGTTGCAGCGGTCGCATAGCCTTATTCGACGTAGATACACTAGAGATCGACATTACATGATACACTTTAGAAGTCGAAGTCTATGTTTTTATTTCGCTGATTGACATGCACAGTTCCTGGAATGTCGTACAAGTCTAACTAGGCTAGGATATAGATTAGGATCGAGGATTGAAATATATACACGATGTTGTTTCGAGGAACCATCAAACACAGACCGGTGTTGGTGCCGTGAAGGGACCGACCGGGGCCAAGTCTACCGACTCACTCCGAATTTCCTGGCGATTTCCGCCTCGGTAAACCTCCTCGTCTTACTCTGCAGCATGGCCGCTCTCTCCTCGATCGACATGGAAATCTGATCGCCTATTGGGACCAGACACTTGGCCAGATGCGTATAGTCCTTCCGGATGAGCCGGTAGGTGATCATGAGATAGTCGATATTGCGGAAGACCAGCGCATGCTCGCTGGCGTAGCGGTCTTTTTGCTTGAGAAACGCCACCGGGTGCTCGCGCCAGTGACGGCGGGGGTTGAGATGGTGAGAGGTGTGGTAGCCATCAttgaagcagaagcgatTACTCTGCTATTGTCAGCGGCAGTAGTCAAATAGGAGGCAGGAAATCGTACCGGGACATCAATCAGGGTGATACTCGATCTGAAATCCGAGTTGGGGTCTGTCTCGTCAACAAAGGCGTGCTGCCCCCAGTTGCCGATCATCAAGCCCAATCGGAGGAGAAACAaggggaggatgaagacgaagagcgTTGCGTGAGCGTTCACAAAGCGATACATGCCGTAGATGAAGAGGTAGTTTCCGATCTCCCAGGAAGCCGCCTTGAGACCTTGGAGGACCTGGCCTTTCCGGAAGAAGTAGCTCGGAAGCTCAAACCACACGAGGAAAAGAAATCGGCCGAGGTAGCACAGAAAATCGGACAGCTCGTCTCGTTGGTACCTGACCGTCGAGGACAAATCGTCCGGCCCATTCCCTTCCACGTGATGATGCTTGACGTGGTGGTAGTAGTACGAGTTCCACGTATGTCCCATGAGAGGATTGGTGATGTAGGGAAAGAGCGAGTCAACGAGCCAGAAACGCTTGGCTAAGATTCCGCCCATGTGGATGTGCTGGTGCATCATGAGCGTGTATGTTCCCACATAGTACGACTGCATGATCCAGTGGAGGACGCCATGGGTCCAAGTGAAGTGATAGTGCAGGTAGAGTGCACTGGGGACGGACGTGGTAAAGTAGAGGATGAGATGCGTGAGCATCACAACGTCGGTTTCCACACGGACGACTCTTCGTCCCAGCTGGATGTacggctggaggagacatTGGTTAACAGCAGACGGGAGTTTGGCCTTGAGATCAGCAGTATCCCAGGTCATCGTCACAGTCGGCTCAAAGTCAGCATGCTGAGGATTGTTGAAGGCTTCCAGCTGCTCGGGGACAGACTTGCATTGCGAGTTGTGGTGGGATGGGACATATTTGAGGGTCTCAGCGGATCATAATTTCGAACATGGACAGGGAATGTCTACCTTGAACGACGGGTTTCGAGCCGGTTGATTGTGCCTGAGCGTCCGAGAGCAGAGTCTGCAGAACCAGGAGG contains the following coding sequences:
- a CDS encoding MFS transporter gives rise to the protein MSQQAEPKITADPEVQQSPIYNGQGTEEDPFIVEFQKDDPGNPMNWSQFRKWFITAIVTFSVFAITFTSSAYAASANELIPDFSISTEVFTVGLSLFVLGFAIGPAVWGPLSELYGRQALWIVSHIAMVAFIGGSAGSHNVATLLVLRFFSGTFGGSPLVNSGGAIADIFPPAQRGLAMTLYCVAPFLGPILGPIVGGFVSENVGWRWVQGVCCIFIGGIGIIGVIFVPETYGPVLLIRRASRLSQAHGKVYISILEKNQGKKKPSEVFQRALIRPWVLLFREPIVLVASLYMAIIYGTVYMFMSAMPIVYNEQRGWSEGIGGLAFMGIAVGIIIGLAYAIYDNNRRYANLLLSNSATAESRLPPAIVGAVALPVGMFAFAWTNSPRIHWSVSIILSAPFGFGCVLVILPIVNYLIDAYTIYAASVLAAAAIFRSIVGAVFPLFTTQMYGSLGIHWASSLPAFLTVACMPFPFVMYRYGGALRMKCKYAFEAAEMMRRMQMQQVPAPAKEEEDSPSE
- a CDS encoding putative transcription factor, giving the protein MADYQNTSVRPLRRERLKVSTACQACRLRKAKCDGGRPACIRCLRRGKACTYSINSNAVERQTKREPLVPKAPTIRSHSPVSASSPNSGACSLSTTSTSGPSSRSAQTDEDQEPDLDRDPTRAYYSTHGQFAGEVAAAIDVRAGLVPATTSNLVPFVDAPLFGALDLDFPYKGLNPATALPPRAHADRLVCIYWQYIDPVEPVLSRERFLHDYEATFARSGALLHAEHDVWLSILNVVFALAVQRQEFIPAQQRDEEGNRYFQRAWALLRPEAILWQPGTIELVQCLMLMNRYLHCTSNQLKTWMTAGLAIRIAQSICCHLPDGSSAKQSSVDRQLKEQVWASCVALDRCVSWSLGRTSAPSLISLPNRADAMSTSASYLQGGKHAGHLSRELHEIGNQIQLAQTQTRNPLAARLGLPRLYQLDDYHAVAVQLDACINKWENDLPSDWKLKNLGKVVDRASRAERYVLHLRLLHSRIVLYRPMLARLYSLKSHPAANQAQPIPPSLSDRLLRECAGLCVETAQKLTSLIIETLEPNEPMGLLPWWYRVYYLHIAGTNFLAAMFEADLFTASVSQSWRDVLSALRAHEHLSIYVQQCIRTFELLSTRILGTQYPTPDATGGMAPEEATSGSLFDHIFQDLGFDCDSFLFGMEDFTEGGAR
- a CDS encoding fatty acid desaturase; the encoded protein is MMEPDSYIDPNLTRSDLLVLQTLLSDAQAQSTGSKPVTLKYVPSHHNSQCKSVPEQLEAFNNPQHADFEPTVTMTWDTADLKAKLPSAVNQCLLQPYIQLGRRVVRVETDVVMLTHLILYFTTSVPSALYLHYHFTWTHGVLHWIMQSYYVGTYTLMMHQHIHMGGILAKRFWLVDSLFPYITNPLMGHTWNSYYYHHVKHHHVEGNGPDDLSSTVRYQRDELSDFLCYLGRFLFLVWFELPSYFFRKGQVLQGLKAASWEIGNYLFIYGMYRFVNAHATLFVFILPLFLLRLGLMIGNWGQHAFVDETDPNSDFRSSITLIDVPSNRFCFNDGYHTSHHLNPRRHWREHPVAFLKQKDRYASEHALVFRNIDYLMITYRLIRKDYTHLAKCLVPIGDQISMSIEERAAMLQSKTRRFTEAEIARKFGVSR